GTGGCGCTGGAGTCGGTGCGATCCTGGGCCGAACAGGTCGTCGTGGTCGACACCGGGAGCCGGGACGACTCGCTCGACGTCGCGCGCCGCCACGGCGCCCTGGTCGAGCAGATCGAGTGGAAGAACGACTTCTCCGCCGCGCGCAACGTGTCGATGGATCTGGCGAGCGCTCCCTGGATCCTGATCGTCGATGCCGACGAGTGGATCGATCCCGCCGACACCCCGCGCCTGGCCACGCTGATCGCCGAAGAGCCCGTGCGAGCCTACCGCTTTCCGCAGCGCAACTACGTGTCGAACTCCGGATGGGCGCGCTTCGTGGCCGGTCCCATGCCGCCGGTGTGGGGGCTCGAGGCCGTGGGGTGGGTCGAGGCCAGGCAGGTGCGCCTGGTGCCGAACCGTCCCGGGATCCGCTACGAGGGTCCTGTGCACGAGACGATGTCCGGAGCCCTCGAACGGGCCGGCGTGGAACGGTCGGACGCCGAGGTTCCGATCCATCACGTGGGCAAGCTGCGGTCCGAGGCGGTGATGGCGCGGAAGAAGCAGCTGTACCACCACCTCGGACGTCTGAAGTTGCAGACGCATCCGGGCGGGCAGGCCCTGCTCGAACTCGGGATCCAGTGCAGCGAGCTGGGCGAGACCGCCGAGGCGCGGGAGCTTCTCACCCGGTCCCTCGACGAACTCGGACCGGGTCCGGAGCGCGCGCGAGCCGTCGCCTGCCTGGCGTCACAGATCGAGACCCTCGACGGCCTGGGCGCGGCCGAGAGCTTCCTTCGCACGGAACTCCCCGGCGTGGCCGGCTTCCCCGACGCGTGGGAACGTCTCGGAGTGCTGCTGGTCCGCGCCCAGCGTTTCGCCCGCGCGGCCGAGGTCCTGGAGAGTGCGGTGGAGGCCTTTCCCGACGCCGCGAATCTCGTCGTGCTGGCGGCCGAGTGCGAGCTGACGCTGGGTCAGTACGACCGGGCGGCGGGTCTCTACGACCGATTGCGGACCGTGGCCGCGGGGGCCGGCATCGGCGAGGTCGGCTTCGGCATCGCCCGGGCCGCGCAGGGGGATGTCGGCCCGTTGATCGAGTGTCTGCGTGACCCCGCCACCTCGGCGTTCGCGCGCGGACCGCGGGGTGCGCAGCGTCGCCTGCGGGCCGATTGGATCCTCGGCGGAGGTCCCGGGACGCTGCGGAGCGCCGGAACCGACGTCGTGCGTGTCGAGCTGCAGAGCGCCTATGCGGCGCGGGGACGTCTGGCCGCGGCCCATGCTCTCGATCCCGGCCTGGTCACGGCAGCTCGTTGTGGGCTCGAGGCCGTGGTCCGCAGCCTTCCCCGCGGCGCCGCGGCACGGTCGGTGGCTTCGCGTGCCGCGGCGATGGCGGGGGCGACCCGCTGGAGCGCGGCGGACGCGGCCCTCTCGACCGCGCACTGAGGATTCAAGTTCTCCCGCGGCCCCGTCGATATGTTCCGGTGACAGTGACGCGGTTGCCGCGGACCCACACGTTGGGAGACCGTGCGGCGCGCGCGGGGATCGGATCCTCCGGATCGGGCCCGTCGTTCCCGGGAAGGGAGCGCGGGGTGTCCGAATGGACCCGGACTTGCTAGAGTTCCCGTCGAAGGAACAGAGGCCGGAGGTTCCGGCCCGAACCCCTTCGAACCGGACTCTGGTTCCGGCGGACGGAGTGAGGATCTCATGGCGACGCACCCCATCGGTGGACCCGGCCCCCAGTCCCTGAACGACGCCCCGACGCGGACGTCGACGGATCGAACGGACGGTACCCGGTCGACGCAGGATCCGTCGAAGGTTCCGGCGAACGGGGCCGAGGGTGCGCCCGCGGGCGCAGAGGCCACCGAAAAGGTGCAGATCTCGCAGAAGGCGCGGGATCTGCTCCGGATGAGCGAGCTGATGAACTCTGCCCGGAACACTCTCGACAAGACACCGGACGTCCGCGCCGAACGCATCGCCGAGGTCAAGGAGCGCATGCGGGCGGGCGTCTACGAGACCGACGGGGTACGCCAGGAACTCGCCCACCGCCTGAGCGGGATCCTGGGCGAGCTTCCGGCCTCCGGACCGGGTGGTTCGCAAGCGGAGTGACTCCGCGTGGCCGCACGCCCGGCCACCCACGACCCCTTTCGTGACCTATCGGGAAAAGTCTTGGCGCCCTGACAGCGGCATGGTAGGAAACTGGCCATCGGAGGTCCGTTGGTTTCCATCCATGCCCCTGGAGTCAGGTGAACGAGACGCCTCTCATCCTCTGGATCGGCCGGGCCGATGGACCGCACCCGCTGCTGGCGGAGGCCGGTTTCGAGGTCACATCGAGCGAATCGAGCCGTCCCGCGCTCGTGTTGCTCGATCTGGACGACCAGGACGAACCCTACCCGGCGATCGCGCGGGTTCGGGCCCAGTTCCCCGATGCACCGGTCATCGCCGTTTCGCGCCAGACGGATCCCCGCCACGTGGTCGAGGCGGTACGGTCGGGGGCCCAGGACTTCGTCCATCGTGACGCCGGATCGCAGGAGCTCCGCGAGTCGGTCGACCAGGCGCTGTTGCGCCGACGACTGAGCCTGGAGCAGCGGGGGGTCGTGCGCTTCCTCGAGGATCACGGGCGTCAGGTCGAGGACGAACGGCGCCTGCTCAACGAGCGCATGGCCTCGTTGGCGGGTGAACTGGAGAGTGCCCACCGGCAGCTCGAGGACGCCCATCGCGAACTCCGCGGGCGCGTCGCCCAGCTGGTGATGCTGTACCGCATCGGCCGGGACCTCACGACGCACCGCAACTGGGACGAGGCCCTCCAGACCTTCCTGGCCTCGCTGTGCAAGTTCCTCGATGCACGCGGGGCGACTCTGCTGCTGCGATCCCAGCAGGGCCGGCGCCTGGCGGCGCGGAGCACCGTGGGGATGGACACCCCGGCGGTCGACGAGGCCATCGACATCCTGCGTCCGCAGCGATCGGTCGACGGCCGCGAACCGCTGCTGTCGCCGTTGGAAGAAGCCCGCCGTGACGACCCGCGTTCGTGTGCGCAGATGGACGAGCCCTGGGATCGGACCGTGCTGCCGCTCTGGCACCGCGACGAAGACCTCGGAGCACTCGTCATCGAGAAGGACTACGACTCGTCCGAGGCGATCCGCGACGACTTCTACTTCCTGATCACGATCCAGACGGTCCTGACCGAAGAGGTGGCCAGCGCGCAGACCTTCAGTCAGCTCCGCAAGCTCCAGCGCTTCCAGGAACGCACGCTGGACCATCTCGGGAGTGGGATCGTCACCGTCGACGGCGACGGTCGCATCGCCACCGCCAACGCCAAGGCGCGGGAACTGCTGGATGTGGGTGTGGTCGAGGGCCTGCCCCTGGCGGGTCGCCTGCGCCTCGGGAGCGAAGGGCCGAATCTCGGACAATGGCTGTCGACGATCACCGACACCACGCCGGGATCCGTCGAGGGCCGGCTCGCGACCGAGCACGGCGGGGAACCGATCCCGGTCTCGGTGGTGGCGTCGCGGATCCCGGGAGAGTTCCCGGGCGACACCTACCACGTGTGCGTGATCGAGGACTTGCGTCAGAAGCGCGCGCTCGAGGCCGAGCGCCGGCGTGCGGCACGGCAGAAGGAACTGTTGATCATGGCGGCCGAGTGGGCCCACGACGTGCGGACCCCGCTCACCGGCATCCTGCACAGCTCCGAGTTGCTGGCCGGTGCCGTCGACCCGCGCTCGCCGAAGCTGCGCCACTTCCGCGTGATCCAGTCCGAGGTCCGGCGGATCAACGACCTGGTCGATCACTTCCTGGACTACGCACGCCCGGTGCAGCTACGCCGGGTGGCGGGCGACCTGACCCGGGTCGTGGCCGAGGTGGTCGACCTGCTGGTCGGTCCCGCCGCGAAACGGGGTGCCGCTCTCGAGCTGGTCGTCGAGGACGGCGCGGAGAGCTGCCCGTGCGAACTCGATCGCGACGCCATGAAGCAGGTCGCCCTGAATCTGGTGTCGAACGCGCTCGACGCGGTGGCCGACGGGGGGCAGGTCACGGTGCGACTCTCGCGCCGCGACGATGCGCCCCTGGACGAGGACGGCCGCCGTGGACCGGGCGCCGTACTGCAGGTCGAGGACGACGGGCCGGGCGTGCCCGACGCGTTCGTCGACCGCCTGTTCGTTCCCTTCTTCACCACCAAGTCCGATGGCACGGGCCTGGGCCTCGCCATCTCCGAGAAGATCGTACGCGCGCACGACGGCGACCTCCGCTATCTGCGCGAGAACGGTACGACGATCCTGCGGGCGATCGTGCCCGTCGAAGCCGCCGCAGGCGTGACTCTCGACGAGGACCGGGACGACACCGACACCCGCGATCGCATGCACGCGAAAGGATGACCATGGCGCGCAAGAAGGTGCTGATCTGCGACGACCAGGAGACGATCCGCAAGTCCCTGGGCGAAGCCCTGGCCGACGACGGCTACGAGATCGACGAGGCCGGAGACGGAACCACCGCGCTCGACCGCGTGCGCGACGAGGCCCCCGATCTGTTGCTGCTCGATCTCAAGCTGCCGGACACCACCGGCGTGGAGGTGTTGCGGACGATCCGCGACGAGGGTCGCGACGTACCGGTCATCCTGATGACCGCCTACGGTGATACACCGACGGCCGTCGAGGCCATGAAGCTCGGGGCCTACGACTTCGTGCAGAAGCCCTACACGCTCGGCGACATGAAGACCAAGGTCGCCTCGGCGCTGAAGGCACGGCTCCGGCAGCGTTCGGCCGACCTGGCTCGAGCGCACGAGCACGAGACGGGCGGCATGTACCTGGA
This portion of the Candidatus Krumholzibacteriia bacterium genome encodes:
- a CDS encoding glycosyltransferase, which gives rise to MRLPISVCMIVRDEAEVLGVALESVRSWAEQVVVVDTGSRDDSLDVARRHGALVEQIEWKNDFSAARNVSMDLASAPWILIVDADEWIDPADTPRLATLIAEEPVRAYRFPQRNYVSNSGWARFVAGPMPPVWGLEAVGWVEARQVRLVPNRPGIRYEGPVHETMSGALERAGVERSDAEVPIHHVGKLRSEAVMARKKQLYHHLGRLKLQTHPGGQALLELGIQCSELGETAEARELLTRSLDELGPGPERARAVACLASQIETLDGLGAAESFLRTELPGVAGFPDAWERLGVLLVRAQRFARAAEVLESAVEAFPDAANLVVLAAECELTLGQYDRAAGLYDRLRTVAAGAGIGEVGFGIARAAQGDVGPLIECLRDPATSAFARGPRGAQRRLRADWILGGGPGTLRSAGTDVVRVELQSAYAARGRLAAAHALDPGLVTAARCGLEAVVRSLPRGAAARSVASRAAAMAGATRWSAADAALSTAH
- a CDS encoding flagellar biosynthesis anti-sigma factor FlgM — translated: MATHPIGGPGPQSLNDAPTRTSTDRTDGTRSTQDPSKVPANGAEGAPAGAEATEKVQISQKARDLLRMSELMNSARNTLDKTPDVRAERIAEVKERMRAGVYETDGVRQELAHRLSGILGELPASGPGGSQAE
- a CDS encoding ATP-binding protein, producing the protein MNETPLILWIGRADGPHPLLAEAGFEVTSSESSRPALVLLDLDDQDEPYPAIARVRAQFPDAPVIAVSRQTDPRHVVEAVRSGAQDFVHRDAGSQELRESVDQALLRRRLSLEQRGVVRFLEDHGRQVEDERRLLNERMASLAGELESAHRQLEDAHRELRGRVAQLVMLYRIGRDLTTHRNWDEALQTFLASLCKFLDARGATLLLRSQQGRRLAARSTVGMDTPAVDEAIDILRPQRSVDGREPLLSPLEEARRDDPRSCAQMDEPWDRTVLPLWHRDEDLGALVIEKDYDSSEAIRDDFYFLITIQTVLTEEVASAQTFSQLRKLQRFQERTLDHLGSGIVTVDGDGRIATANAKARELLDVGVVEGLPLAGRLRLGSEGPNLGQWLSTITDTTPGSVEGRLATEHGGEPIPVSVVASRIPGEFPGDTYHVCVIEDLRQKRALEAERRRAARQKELLIMAAEWAHDVRTPLTGILHSSELLAGAVDPRSPKLRHFRVIQSEVRRINDLVDHFLDYARPVQLRRVAGDLTRVVAEVVDLLVGPAAKRGAALELVVEDGAESCPCELDRDAMKQVALNLVSNALDAVADGGQVTVRLSRRDDAPLDEDGRRGPGAVLQVEDDGPGVPDAFVDRLFVPFFTTKSDGTGLGLAISEKIVRAHDGDLRYLRENGTTILRAIVPVEAAAGVTLDEDRDDTDTRDRMHAKG